One genomic segment of Mesoterricola silvestris includes these proteins:
- a CDS encoding carboxypeptidase regulatory-like domain-containing protein, with protein sequence MRNLITAIMIPAVCLTLAAESTGRIGGKVTNKEGKPVAGAIITMSRSDINWTKEIKTDEKGTYLQVGLEPKDFTFSVSAPGYQTQKQNLKVKLADITTINIVLLTPQQASDEALKANLANLPPGEGKSMAASASFNAAVELYNAQNYAEALPLVTSALADFNQALVDLKDAESRATIEKNLPTVERVLGITLYETGKADPTQQAQMLKAEPYLVNAYKRNPKDQRILVALLDIAKVKNDAEGVKTYQAAIDAIMGPRPELAYNDGVAAFNASKFKEAKAFVTKAIATDPKFADSYWLLGVVEFSLENPKAAKEAFKKYMEIAPTGKKAGEVKEFLKELK encoded by the coding sequence ATGCGAAACCTCATTACGGCCATCATGATCCCTGCGGTCTGCCTGACGCTGGCGGCCGAAAGCACCGGCCGGATCGGCGGCAAGGTCACCAACAAGGAAGGCAAGCCCGTGGCCGGGGCCATCATCACCATGAGCCGCTCCGACATCAACTGGACCAAGGAGATCAAAACGGACGAAAAGGGCACCTACCTGCAGGTGGGCCTTGAACCCAAGGACTTCACCTTCTCCGTTTCGGCCCCCGGCTACCAGACCCAGAAGCAGAATCTGAAGGTCAAGCTCGCGGACATCACCACCATCAATATCGTCCTGCTCACCCCCCAGCAGGCCTCGGACGAGGCCCTCAAGGCGAACCTCGCCAACCTGCCCCCCGGCGAAGGCAAGTCCATGGCCGCGTCCGCCTCCTTCAACGCCGCGGTTGAACTCTACAACGCCCAGAACTACGCGGAGGCCCTGCCCCTGGTCACCTCCGCCCTGGCCGACTTCAACCAGGCCCTGGTGGACCTCAAGGACGCCGAGTCCCGGGCCACCATCGAAAAGAACCTCCCCACGGTGGAGCGGGTCCTGGGCATAACCCTCTACGAGACCGGCAAGGCCGACCCCACCCAGCAGGCCCAGATGCTCAAGGCCGAGCCCTACCTGGTGAACGCCTACAAGCGCAACCCCAAGGACCAGCGCATCCTCGTGGCCCTCCTGGACATCGCCAAGGTGAAGAACGACGCCGAGGGCGTCAAGACCTACCAGGCCGCCATCGACGCCATCATGGGCCCCCGCCCCGAACTGGCCTACAACGACGGCGTCGCCGCCTTCAACGCCAGCAAGTTCAAGGAAGCCAAGGCCTTCGTCACCAAGGCCATCGCGACCGACCCCAAGTTCGCCGACAGCTACTGGCTGCTGGGCGTGGTGGAGTTCAGCCTGGAGAACCCCAAGGCCGCCAAGGAAGCCTTCAAGAAGTACATGGAAATCGCCCCCACCGGCAAGAAGGCCGGCGAGGTCAAGGAATTCCTCAAGGAACTCAAGTAG